The following coding sequences lie in one Cygnus olor isolate bCygOlo1 chromosome 8, bCygOlo1.pri.v2, whole genome shotgun sequence genomic window:
- the NMNAT2 gene encoding nicotinamide/nicotinic acid mononucleotide adenylyltransferase 2, giving the protein MTETTKTHVILLACGSFNPITKGHIQMFERARDYLHKTGRFIVIGGIVSPVHDSYGKMGLVSSRHRLTMCQLAVQSSDWIRVDPWECYQDTWQTTCSVLEHHRDLMKRVTGCILSNVNTPSMTPVIGQPQNESPQPIYQNNNVSNKPTAAKILGKVGESLSRICCVRPPMERFTFVDENANLGTVMRYEEIELRILLLCGSDLLESFCIPGLWNESDMEVIVGEFGIVVVPRDGADPDRIMNHSSILRKYKSNILVVKDDLNHPMSVISSTKSRLALQHGDGHVVDYLCQPVIDYILKSQLYINASG; this is encoded by the exons aTGACGGAGACCACCAAGACCCACGTTATCCTGCTGGCCTGCGGCAGCTTCAACCCCATCACCAAGGGCCACATCCAGATGTTCG AGAGGGCCCGCGATTACCTGCACAAGACTGGGCGGTTCATCGTCATCGGTGGCATCGTCTCGCCTGTGCATGACTCCTATGGGAAGATG GGCCTGGTCTCCAGCCGGCACCGCCTGACCATGTGCCAGCTGGCCGTGCAGTCTTCCGACTGGATCCG GGTGGACCCCTGGGAGTGCTACCAGGACACCTGGCAGACCACCTGCAGCGTGCTGGAGCACCACCGTGACCTGATGAAG AGAGTGACTGGCTGCATCCTCTCCAACGTCAACACCCCCTCCATGACCCCCGTGATCGGACAGCCCCAGAACGAGTCTCCGCAGCCCATCTACCAGAACAACAATGTTTCCAACAAGCCCACCGCAG CAAAGATCCTGGGGAAGGTGGGAGAAAGCCTGAGTCGGATTTGCTGTGTTCGCCCGCCCATGGAGCGCTTCACCTTTGTGG ATGAAAATGCCAACCTGGGGACAGTGATGAGATACGAGGAGATTG AGCTCCGCATCCTCCTGCTCTGCGGCAGTGACCTGCTGGAGTCCTTCTGCATCCCTGGCCTCTGGAATGAGTCTGAC ATGGAGGTGATCGTTGGGGAGTTCGGGATTGTGGTGGTCCCCCGGGATGGAGCAGACCCTGATCGGATCATGAACCACTCCTCAATACTCCGCAAGTACAAG AGCAACATCCTGGTGGTGAAGGACGACTTGAACCACCCCATGTCAGTCATCAGCTCCACCAAAAGCAG ACTGGCCCTGCAGCATGGGGACGGACATGTCGTGGATTACCTCTGCCAGCCCGTAATTGACTACATCCTCAAGAGCCAGCTCTACATCAATGCCTCTGGCTAA